A region of Halalkaliarchaeum desulfuricum DNA encodes the following proteins:
- a CDS encoding DUF7577 domain-containing protein, giving the protein MPDANQLLLLAVAVGLLHVIVFALVMRWSDAAGSPPAGESGFSSLAGREGDAGAERSDNDSRSVTGEPVGPSLDTDEATVRCPACGAENEAAYQYCRLCVSQLHGGAGGAADGSSPTSDRMGR; this is encoded by the coding sequence ATGCCCGACGCGAACCAGCTGCTCCTGCTGGCCGTCGCGGTTGGGCTGCTCCACGTGATCGTGTTTGCGCTGGTGATGCGATGGTCGGACGCCGCGGGCAGTCCTCCCGCGGGCGAGAGCGGTTTCTCGTCGCTCGCGGGCCGCGAGGGCGACGCCGGGGCCGAACGATCGGATAACGACTCGCGGTCGGTGACCGGCGAGCCGGTCGGGCCGTCACTCGACACCGACGAAGCCACCGTCCGCTGTCCCGCCTGCGGCGCGGAAAACGAGGCGGCGTACCAGTACTGCCGGCTGTGCGTCTCTCAGCTTCACGGGGGAGCCGGGGGCGCCGCGGACGGCAGTTCCCCTACGAGCGATCGGATGGGACGATAG
- the pheA gene encoding prephenate dehydratase, translating to MRAVTLGPAGTYSHRAARAVAEEVAFRESVTAIVEAVADGKFERGVVPIENSIEGSVTESLDALADREVAVTREIVTPIRHALLAQGAEFDVVASHSQALAQCRSFLESEYPDVGQEAVASTARGVERAREDPTVAAIGHPDNATNGVELQVLAEDIQDRSSNATRFLVVAPVAERSEAGGKTTLVVYPNANYPGLLLELLEAFAERDINLSRAESRPSGRRLGDYLFHFDAEAGLYEERTREAIEEIEEIAENGWVRVLGSYDTMHVLY from the coding sequence ATGAGAGCTGTCACACTCGGGCCCGCCGGAACCTACTCCCACCGGGCGGCCCGCGCCGTCGCCGAGGAGGTCGCGTTCCGCGAGTCGGTCACCGCCATCGTCGAGGCGGTCGCCGACGGGAAGTTCGAACGGGGAGTCGTACCGATCGAGAACAGCATCGAGGGATCGGTCACCGAGAGCCTCGACGCGCTCGCGGACCGCGAGGTCGCCGTCACCCGCGAGATCGTCACGCCGATCCGGCACGCGCTGCTGGCGCAAGGGGCGGAGTTCGACGTCGTCGCCAGCCACTCGCAGGCGCTCGCACAGTGCCGGTCGTTCCTCGAATCCGAGTATCCCGACGTCGGCCAGGAGGCGGTTGCCTCCACCGCCCGGGGGGTCGAACGCGCCCGGGAGGACCCGACGGTGGCCGCGATCGGCCATCCCGACAACGCGACCAACGGGGTCGAACTGCAGGTGCTCGCGGAGGACATCCAGGACCGCTCTTCGAACGCGACCCGTTTTCTGGTGGTCGCGCCCGTCGCCGAGCGTTCGGAGGCCGGCGGCAAGACGACGCTGGTCGTCTACCCGAACGCGAACTACCCCGGCCTCCTGCTGGAGCTGCTGGAGGCGTTCGCCGAGCGGGACATCAACCTCTCGCGTGCGGAATCACGACCCAGCGGTCGACGGCTCGGCGACTACCTGTTCCACTTCGACGCCGAGGCCGGGCTCTACGAGGAGCGGACCAGGGAAGCGATCGAGGAGATCGAAGAGATCGCCGAGAACGGCTGGGTCCGCGTGCTCGGCAGCTACGACACGATGCACGTGCTGTACTGA